A window of Saccharomyces paradoxus chromosome XI, complete sequence contains these coding sequences:
- the ELM1 gene encoding serine/threonine protein kinase ELM1 (Serine/threonine protein kinase that regulates cellular morphogenesis~similar to YKL048C), translated as MSPRQLIPTLIPEWAPLSQKSYMREDDSDSPPITPTSQTSSFGSSLSQQKLTYSTIIGENMDTILDEIRPFVKKITASDQNKKTINQYTLGASAGSGQFGYVRKAYSSTSGEVVAVKIIPKKPWNAQQYSVNQVMRQIQLWKSKGKITANMSGNEAMRLMNIEKCRWEIYVASRLRDNAHIVQLIECLDSPFSESIWIVTKWCTLGELQWRRDHSEDVLPQWKKIITSNCSVSEFAKKILEDMTKGLQYLFSQGCIHRDIKPSNILLDENEQVAKLSDFGSCIFTPQSLPFNDANFEDCFRRELNKIVGTPAFIAPELCHLGNSKRDFVTDGYKLDIWSLGVTLYCLLYNELPFSGENEFETYHKIMEVSLSSKINGNILNDLVIKRLLEKDVTSRIGIQDLIKVLSLDQPEYSRNRNQIPSSNVKPVRNEGPVRRFFDRLLTKKGKKKVSEKVKDKTLVSTNSKATPSIYIDEEPDKERFSTTVLRSSPDSSDYCSSLGEEAVQVTDFLDTFCRSNESLPNLTVKNEKQNAEMKTERSESSSHSSLKIPTPIKAMIRLKSSPKENRNKGSTNSSQDKLSSPLTDRTGGKSAVNNAGSRRLAHSGNILNFKAYINSADSGTRETVEDVRTYLNFADNGQI; from the coding sequence ATGTCACCTCGACAGCTCATACCGACATTAATTCCGGAATGGGCACCATTATCCCAGAAATCGTACATGAGAGAGGATGATTCGGATAGCCCCCCGATAACGCCCACAAGCCAGACATCTTCATTCGGTTCTTCGCTTTCTCAACAGAAACTCACCTATAGTACAATTATAGGGGAAAACATGGACACAATCCTAGATGAAATTCGACcatttgtaaaaaaaataactgcTAGTgatcaaaataaaaaaactataaaCCAATATACCCTGGGAGCCTCTGCAGGAAGTGGACAGTTTGGCTATGTACGAAAGGCGTATAGTTCTACTTCAGGTGAGGTGGTCGCTGTCAAGATTATTCCGAAGAAGCCTTGGAATGCCCAGCAATATTCAGTAAATCAAGTGATGAGGCAGATCCAGCTTTGGAAGagtaaaggaaaaataacGGCAAATATGAGTGGTAATGAGGCGATGAGACTCatgaatattgaaaaatgtaGGTGGGAAATCTATGTGGCTTCAAGACTTCGAGATAATGCTCATATTGTGCAACTAATCGAATGCTTGGATTCTCCTTTCAGCGAATCGATTTGGATAGTCACCAAGTGGTGTACTCTTGGAGAATTGCAGTGGAGGCGTGATCATAGTGAAGATGTTTTGCCgcaatggaaaaaaatcataacTTCAAATTGTAGTGTTTCTGAatttgccaaaaaaatcctGGAGGATATGACAAAAGGATTGCAATACTTGTTTTCTCAAGGCTGTATTCATCGTGATATCAAACCATCCAATATTTTAttagatgaaaatgaacaaGTTGCGAAACTTTCTGACTTTGGAAGTTGTATTTTCACTCCACAATCATTACCTTTCAACGATGCTAATTTCGAAGATTGTTTCCGAAGAGAGTTAAACAAAATTGTTGGTACCCCGGCATTCATTGCGCCAGAGCTATGTCATTTGGGCAATTCCAAGAGAGATTTTGTGACGGATGGCTATAAGTTGGATATTTGGTCACTGGGAGTGACGCTATATTGCTTATTGTACAACGAGCTACCGTTTTCTGGagaaaatgaatttgaaacttATCACAAAATTATGGAAGTATCATTGAGTTCCAAAATAAATGGTAACATTTTAAATGACTTGGTCATCAAACGGCTATTGGAGAAAGACGTTACCTCACGTATAGGTATTCAGGATTTAATAAAAGTTTTATCGTTGGACCAGCCCGAATACTCTAGGAATCGTAATCAGATTCCATCCTCCAATGTGAAACCGGTACGAAACGAAGGTCCTGtaagaagattttttgatagaTTACTGACTAAAaaaggcaagaaaaaggtctcagaaaaagtgaaagaCAAGACACTCGTATCTACAAATAGTAAAGCAACACCTTCGATATATATTGACGAGGAACCAGATAAAGAACGTTTTTCCACTACAGTACTTAGATCTTCTCCTGACTCGAGTGATTATTGTTCGTCGTTAGGGGAGGAAGCGGTCCAGGTTACAGACTTTTTAGATACCTTCTGTAGGTCAAATGAAAGCTTGCCTAATTTGACTGTGAAAAATGAGAAGCAAAATGCTGAGATGAAAACTGAGAGAAGCGAGTCATCTTCTCATTCGTCATTGAAAATCCCAACGCCTATCAAAGCCATGATAAGACTAAAGAGTTCCCCTAAAGAAAACCGGAACAAAGGCAGTACCAATTCCTCGCAGGACAAACTGAGCTCCCCATTAACGGATAGGACTGGCGGAAAG
- the ANR2 gene encoding Anr2p (similar to YKL047W): MNSEDEEPTIKPKVFNISKLLNSNREKPGIACIFLSQFDMKKGNIIIWSKSVNDAAFDLSNIEFKSLPAGIHEQTDDVVNFVVPKALDASHTGKRTTYDYGIAYFKQNSFDIIENDKQVDRSKVQMFSLGVIIDVQDVSSDSKKQFYNEIYHAYGANRYASYLKELLSQWIRQHDLDKFDIFERFFEENNQGRMAENSVEVFEHLTKERRHLVEYLPYWTRKLGPLIFPLWKASLFQSRILILVPQGESFELCNSLAYCVFLISMLPKTLIGNHVSDEYIKPLFTVSTSDIPFLESFQKGNGYVATTSEEILLYKPEIYDIVLKLTSNSIMEESLEKEVEIITASGEQNKATPLDLETYENFILGVLQEDASTNTKSRLHGVTEPISWLQYLIDGFFLLTTAGYLVAPYHLAKNFRIPKHVSGPEAHDSEIQIAENLVRYFHLRTSNLYNILKDVIQKSENIDSEQPITIAASFLTELNLDCFSKQDHQFVKDITRKWFQRSIDISNIPECLGNLC; this comes from the coding sequence ATGAAttctgaagatgaagaaccGACTATAAAACCAAAAGTGTTTAATATATCTAAACTTTTAAACTCAAATCGTGAAAAACCAGGAATTGCTTGCATATTCTTAAGTCAATTTGACATGAAAAAGGGAAATATCATAATATGGTCTAAAAGCGTTAATGATGCGGCATTCGACTTGAGCAATATTGAATTCAAGTCGTTACCAGCCGGTATTCACGAGCAAACTGACGATGTTGTCAATTTTGTAGTTCCCAAAGCATTGGATGCCAGTCATACTGGCAAGAGGACAACTTATGATTACGGTATTGCCTATTTCAAACAAAATTCTTTCGATATTATTGAGAATGATAAACAGGTTGATAGGAGTAAAGTTCAAATGTTTTCTCTTGGTGTAATTATCGATGTCCAAGATGTCTCATCAGATAGTAAAAAGCAATTTTATAACGAAATATACCATGCGTACGGTGCCAACAGATATGCAAGTTATCTAAAAGAGTTACTCAGTCAATGGATAAGGCAGCATGATCTTGATAAATTTgatatctttgaaagattttttgaGGAGAATAATCAAGGGCGCATGGCTGAAAATTCAGTTGAAGTCTTCGAACATTTAActaaagaaagaaggcaCTTGGTTGAGTATTTGCCGTATTGGACGAGAAAGTTAGGCCCTCTAATATTTCCACTTTGGAAAGCAAGTCTCTTTCAGTCGAGGATATTAATACTAGTTCCTCAAGGAGAATCGTTCGAATTATGCAATTCGTTAGCCTATTGCGTCTTCTTAATATCAATGCTTCCAAAAACCTTAATAGGCAACCATGTAAGTGATGAATACATTAAGCCCCTTTTCACGGTATCAACATCAGATATACCTTTTTTAGAgtcatttcaaaaaggaaacgGTTATGTGGCTACCACCAGCGAGGAGATTTTGTTGTATAAGCCTGAAATTTATGACATAGTACTCAAACTTACTTCGAATTCAATTATGGAAGAATCTCTAGAAAAAGAGGTGGAAATCATCACCGCATCTGGTGAACAAAACAAAGCAACCCCTCTTGACTTAGAAACgtatgaaaattttatactTGGGGTGTTACAAGAAGATGCTTCAACAAATACGAAAAGTAGACTCCATGGGGTGACAGAACCTATATCATGGCTACAGTATTTAATCGatggattttttcttctaacTACAGCAGGCTATCTGGTGGCGCCCTATCACCTTGCAAAGAATTTCAGAATTCCGAAGCATGTTTCTGGCCCAGAAGCCCACGATTCGGAGATACAGATCGCTGAAAACTTAGTTCGCTATTTTCACCTCAGAACATCAAATTTGTACAACATTCTGAAGGAtgttattcaaaaaagtgaaaatattgattCAGAACAACCGATTACTATTGCAGCTTCATTTTTAACCGAGTTAAATTTAGATTGCTTTAGCAAACAAGATCATCAATTCGTCAAGGATATCACCCGTAAATGGTTCCAAAGAAGCATCGATATTAGTAATATACCAGAATGTTTGGGGAACCTCTGTTAA
- the DCW1 gene encoding putative mannan endo-1,6-alpha-mannosidase (mannosidase~similar to YKL046C), with the protein MLVNKVIGLLSVLFATRFTNAVELDLDNYESLQNATSLIAYGLMDYYTGNQYGKTIGMFSDPYYWWEAGGAWGCMLDYWFFMDNDTYNDEIIAAMIHQAGDDNDYIPLNQSTTEGNDDQAFWGIAAMTAAERNFTNPPADDPQWLYLAQAVFNTMALRWDADSCGGGLRWQIFVWNSGYDYKNTVSNGALFHIAARLARYTGNQTYVDWAEKVYEWMVGVNLISNGTYKYVYDGVSIDDNCTKVTSYQWSYNQGLLLAGSAYLYNFTGSDLWHTRTKEFLNASQVFFHDGIVYEAACQGPNSCNTDQRSFKAYFTRFLGVTAQLVPETRNQIMSWLNTSAIAAAKSCSGGTDGHTCGLNWFNGTWDGMYGLGEQMSALEVMVNTRALDKPAPYTAENGGSSVGDGAAGTQAQPTNLAPLNITKGSKAGAGIITAVIGISIVACALWLVF; encoded by the coding sequence ATGTTAGTGAATAAAGTGATAGGGTTACTGAGCGTTCTCTTCGCAACAAGATTTACAAATGCCGTCGAATTGGATCTGGACAACTACGAATCTTTACAAAATGCTACATCACTGATCGCTTATGGTTTAATGGACTATTACACAGGTAATCAGTATGGTAAGACAATCGGTATGTTTTCAGATCCATATTATTGGTGGGAAGCCGGTGGTGCCTGGGGCTGTATGCTGGATTACTGGTTTTTCATGGATAACGACACATATAATGATGAGATTATAGCTGCTATGATACATCAAGCCGGTGATGATAATGACTATATTCCACTAAATCAATCTACCACTGAAGGTAATGATGATCAAGCCTTTTGGGGTATTGCTGCTATGACTGCCGCGGAGAGGAACTTTACTAATCCTCCTGCGGATGATCCTCAATGGCTATATTTAGCGCAAGCTGTTTTCAATACAATGGCTTTGCGTTGGGATGCCGATTCCTGTGGCGGTGGTCTGAGATGGCAAATTTTTGTGTGGAACTCTGGTTATGATTACAAGAACACGGTTTCTAACGGTGCCTTATTCCACATAGCTGCAAGACTGGCAAGATATACAGGTAACCAAACATATGTTGACTGGGCCGAAAAGGTTTATGAGTGGATGGTTGGTGTAAATTTAATTTCTAATGGTACCTATAAATACGTTTACGATGGTGTCAGTATTGATGACAATTGCACCAAAGTAACCTCATACCAATGGTCATATAATCAAGGTTTGCTATTGGCTGGTTCTGCCTACCTTTACAACTTTACAGGATCAGACCTCTGGCACACAAGAACGAAGGAGTTTTTGAATGCTTCCCAAGTGTTTTTCCACGACGGTATAGTGTATGAAGCTGCTTGTCAAGGTCCAAATTCTTGTAATACAGACCAACGTTCCTTCAAAGCTTATTTTACTCGTTTCTTAGGTGTCACTGCACAGCTGGTGCCAGAAACTAGGAACCAAATCATGTCTTGGTTGAATACATCTGCAATTGCAGCCGCTAAATCATGTTCTGGGGGTACCGATGGTCATACATGTGGATTAAACTGGTTCAATGGTACATGGGATGGCATGTACGGTCTAGGTGAACAAATGTCCGCTTTAGAGGTTATGGTCAACACGAGGGCCTTAGATAAACCCGCTCCATACACTGCAGAGAATGGTGGTTCATCCGTTGGTGATGGGGCAGCCGGTACTCAAGCACAACCTACAAATTTGGCACCCTTGAATATTACGAAGGGTTCAAAGGCAGGTGCAGGTATCATTACTGCTGTCATTGGTATTTCAATTGTCGCATGTGCTCTATGGTTGGTCTTTTGA
- the PRI2 gene encoding DNA primase subunit PRI2 (Subunit of DNA primase~similar to YKL045W): MFRQSKRRIASRKNFGSYDDIAKSELDVGNTNAANQVILSSTSSEEEKKLYAKLYESKLSFYDLAPHGEITLEQFEIWAIDRLKILLEIESCLSRNKSIKEIETIIKPQFQKLLPFNTESLEDRKKDYYSHFILRLCFCRSKELREKFVRAETFLFKIRFNMLTSNDQTKFVQSLNLPLLQFISNEEKAELSHQLYQTISASLQFQLNLNEEHQRKQYFQQEKFIKLPFENVIELVGNRLVFLKDGYAYLPQFQQLNLLSNEFASKLNQELLKTYQYLPRLNEDDRLLPILNHLSSGYTIADFNQQKANQFGENVDDEINAQSVWSEEISSNYPLCIKNLMEGLKKNHHLRYYGRQQLSLFLKGIGLSADEALKFWSEAFTRNGNMTMEKFNKEYRYSFRHNYGLEGNRINYKPWDCHTILSKPRPGRGDYHGCPFRDWSHERLSAELRSMKLTQAQIISVLDSCQKGEYTIACTKVFEMTHNSASADLEIGEQTHIAHPNLYFERSRQLQKKQQQLEKEKLPNNGNH; this comes from the coding sequence atgtTTAGGCAgtcaaaaagaagaattgcctcaagaaaaaattttggttcATACGATGATATCGCCAAGAGCGAATTAGATGTAGGCAATACAAATGCAGCTAATCAAGTAATCTTAAGTTCGACTTCATcggaagaagagaaaaaactTTACGCCAAGCTGTACGAGTCTAAGTTATCATTTTACGATTTAGCGCCACATGGAGAAATAACACTAGAACAATTTGAGATCTGGGCAATCGATCGTCTTAAAATTCTGCTGGAGATCGAATCTTGCCTTTCAAGAAACAAATccatcaaagaaattgagaCTATAATCAAGCCGCAGTTCCAAAAACTACTGCCTTTCAACACAGAGAGTTTAGAAGACAGGAAAAAGGATTACTACTCTCATTTCATTTTAAGATTATGCTTTTGTCGTTCAAAAGAACTGCGGGAAAAGTTTGTCAGGGCTGAAACTTTCTTGTTCAAGATTAGATTTAATATGCTGACCTCCAACGACCAAACAAAATTTGTTCAGTCATTGAATCTACCTCTACTTCAGTTCATctcaaatgaagaaaaagcgGAACTGTCCCACCAGTTGTATCAAACAATTTCAGCGTCTCTACAATTCCAATTGAATTTAAACGAGGaacatcaaagaaaacagtatTTCCAACAGGAAAAGTTCATAAAATTACCATTTGAAAATGTGATAGAACTGGTAGGAAACCGTTTAGTGTTTTTAAAGGATGGGTATGCTTATTTACCCCAATTTCAACAATTGAATTTACTTTCCAATGAGTTTGCCAGCAAATTGAACCAGGAGTTACTAAAAACGTACCAATACTTACCAAGGCTGAATGAAGATGACAGGTTGCTACCAATTCTAAACCATCTCTCATCAGGGTACACTATTGCAGACTTCAACCAGCAAAAGGCAAACCAATTCGGTGAGAACGTGGATGATGAAATCAATGCGCAAAGTGTCTGGTCCGAAGAGATTAGCTCGAATTATCCGCTATGTATCAAAAACTTGATGGAAGGTCTTAAAAAGAACCATCATTTGAGGTATTATGGAAGGCAACAACTGAGTCTGTTTTTGAAAGGTATCGGGTTGAGCGCTGATGAAGCGTTGAAATTTTGGTCTGAGGCATTTACAAGAAACGGGAACATGACGATGGAGAAgttcaataaagaatacCGTTACAGCTTCAGGCATAATTACGGTCTTGAAGGTAATAGAATCAACTACAAACCATGGGACTGTCATACTATTCTTTCCAAGCCCAGACCTGGGCGCGGAGATTATCATGGGTGCCCCTTCCGTGATTGGAGTCACGAGAGACTATCTGCGGAATTGCGTTCCATGAAGTTGACCCAAGCGCAAATCATCAGCGTTCTTGATTCCTGCCAGAAAGGTGAATACACAATTGCTTGTACTAAAGTATTTGAAATGACACACAACTCTGCATCAGCGGATTTAGAAATTGGGGAGCAAACGCATATTGCGCATCCTAACTTATACTTCGAAAGGTCAAGGCAACTGCAAAAGAAACAGCAGCAGctggaaaaggaaaaacttCCTAATAATGGCAATCATTAG
- the MMO1 gene encoding Mmo1p (similar to YKL044W), whose protein sequence is MGYVIMTLSNARISERRTGIIYIYGCISLHIPLFFLFRLLNKAAILTHNPSLFFLFLFLYRKNSTARTIHQINQAVAPVLLCVPHRLYIPPLSSQPITLWFSSSFSTSSS, encoded by the exons ATGGGTTACGTAATTATGACGCTTTCGAACGCGAGGATCTCAGAAAGGAGAACTGgaattatatatatatatggatGCATCTCTCTGCAt AttccactttttttcctctttcgTTTGCTAAATAAGGCGGCCATACTCACTCATAACCCCTCCctatttttcctttttttgtttttatataGGAAGAACTCTACAGCTCGAACAATACATCAAATCAATCAAGCAGTCGCTCCTGTTCTATTGTGTGTTCCTCACCGCCTCTACATACCTCCCCTCAGTTCCCAGCCTATAACTTTGTggttctcttcttctttttcaacttcttcttcttga
- the PHD1 gene encoding Phd1p (Transcriptional activator that enhances pseudohyphal growth~similar to YKL043W), producing the protein MYHVPEMRLHYPLVNTQSNAAITPTRNYDNTLPSFNELSHHSTINLPFVQRETPNAYSNVAQLATSPTQAKSGYYCRYYAVPFPAYPQQPQSPYQQAVLPYATIPNSNFQPSSFPMMAVMSPEVQFDGTFLNSLPAHTELPPIIQNTNDANGARQNNPKSMATAAVTVTATARTPGVSSTSVIKPRVITTMWEDENTICYQVEANGISVVRRADNNMINGTKLLNVTKMTRGRRDGILRSEKIREVVKIGSMHLKGVWIPFERAYILAQREQILDHLYPLFVKDIESIVDASKPAGKGSLTPKSSPGPIKQEPSDNKHELAPEIKPKSIDALANGTSTQGAGEPPHLKINHIDTEAQTSRAKNELS; encoded by the coding sequence atgtacCATGTTCCTGAAATGAGGCTACATTACCCCCTGGTGAACACTCAATCCAACGCCGCAATAACACCTACCAGAAATTACGACAACACTCTTCCTTCATTTAACGAGCTATCACACCATAGCACGATTAATCTTCCATTCGTTCAGCGTGAAACTCCAAACGCATATTCAAATGTTGCCCAATTAGCTACGTCGCCAACCCAGGCGAAATCAGGGTATTACTGTCGCTATTATGCTGTGCCTTTTCCCGCCTACCCACAACAACCACAATCTCCATATCAGCAAGCTGTACTTCCTTATGCAACCATTCCTAACAGCAACTTCCAGCCATCTTCTTTCCCCATGATGGCAGTGATGTCTCCAGAAGTTCAATTTGATGgaacatttttgaattcctTGCCTGCCCACACAGAGTTGCCtccaattattcaaaacACTAATGATGCTAATGGCGCACGTCAAAATAACCCTAAGTCAATGGCAACGGCGGCAGTGACAGTGacagcaacagcaagaACACCTGGAGTCAGTTCCACTTCAGTCATTAAACCACGCGTTATAACCACGATGTGGGAAGACGAAAATACTATCTGCTACCAAGTAGAGGCGAACGGTATATCAGTCGTGCGCAGGGCTGACAACAACATGATTAACGGCACCAAGTTGTTGAACGTCACGAAGATGACAAGGGGAAGAAGGGATGGAATATTAAGATCCGAGAAGATTAGAGAAGTCGTGAAGATTGGCTCCATGCACCTCAAGGGTGTTTGGATTCCTTTCGAGAGGGCATATATCCTGGCTCAACGTGAACAGATTCTGGATCATCTATATCCACTTTTCGTTAAAGATATAGAATCCATTGTTGATGCCAGCAAACCCGCCGGCAAGGGGTCTTTAACCCCCAAATCTAGTCCTGGTCCTATCAAGCAAGAGCCATCTGACAATAAGCACGAACTTGCTCCCGAAATTAAACCAAAGAGTATTGACGCCTTAGCTAATGGAACATCTACTCAGGGTGCAGGCGAACCACCCCACTTGAAAATTAACCATATCGATACTGAGGCCCAAACAAGTAGAGCAAAAAATGAACTATCATAA
- the SPC42 gene encoding Spc42p (Central plaque component of spindle pole body (SPB)~similar to YKL042W), with protein MNGSPTPKRYSSKSSRLYDDYYNIPYQYSNPTPMNRDYNDVGSRINTDKLVPEEYKRNTEFINKAVQQNKELNFKLREKQNEIFELKKIAETLRSKLEKYVDITKKLEDQNLNLQIKVSDLEKKLSDANSTIKEMNYSKVKDPMVDENFVSENYDKINVPKNRAPDATINPRSTNKASNTSDQDSRLKAIEKTLSVLTNYVMRTEDGNNDRISPLPSPLNTISPINNRLNFQEPNRYNPTLKVNPSDDDIMMYESAELKRVEEQIEELKRKILVRKKHDLRKLSLNNQLQELQSMMDGDDNIKLDSVPKHNHATHRHPSQSSRDYSPSSDACLECSNDLYEKNRVKQENNMSETFATPTPNNR; from the coding sequence aTGAACGGATCTCCCACTCCTAAGCGATATTCATCCAAATCTTCAAGGCTTTACGACGATTACTATAACATTCCGTATCAATATTCCAATCCAACTCCAATGAATAGAGACTACAATGACGTAGGGTCACGTATCAATACGGATAAATTGGTGCCAGAGGAATACAAACGGAATACAGAATTTATTAACAAAGCTGTCcaacaaaacaaagaacTGAACTTTAAACTGAGAGAAAAGCAGAACGAAATATTCGAACTCAAGAAGATAGCCGAAACTCTGCGCTCAAAGCTCGAAAAATATGTTGATATTACCAAAAAGCTTGAAGATCAAAATCTCAATCTACAGATAAAGGTAAGCGatctagaaaaaaagctaTCTGATGCTAACTCTACTATTAAAGAGATGAACTACTCCAAGGTCAAGGATCCCATGGTTGATGAGAACTTTGTCTCCGAAAATTACGATAAGATAAATGTACCAAAGAACAGAGCTCCGGATGCCACAATTAATCCTCGCTCAACCAACAAAGCCTCTAATACTTCGGACCAAGATAGCAGACTTAAAGCCATCGAAAAAACACTTTCCGTTCTCACAAATTATGTCATGAGGACGGAAGATGGTAATAACGATAGAATATCACCCTTACCTTCCCCTTTAAATACAATATCGCCAATAAATAATCGTCTGAATTTCCAAGAACCAAACAGATACAACCCAACCCTTAAAGTAAATCCGTCCGATGACGATATCATGATGTATGAAAGTGCAGAGTTGAAGCGTGTCGAAGAGCAAATAGAAGAGctaaagagaaaaatacttgttagaaaaaaacatgACTTGAGAAAATTGTCTCTAAATAACCAACTTCAAGAGCTGCAAAGCATGATGGATGGCGACGACAATATAAAACTTGACAGTGTTCCAAAGCATAACCATGCTACGCATCGTCATCCTTCCCAATCCAGTCGCGATTACTCTCCATCTTCGGATGCTTGCTTGGAATGTTCTAATGATTTATACGAGAAGAATAGAGTCAAACAGGAAAATAATATGTCAGAAACATTCGCAACTCCCACTCCCAATAACCGATGA
- the VPS24 gene encoding ESCRT-III subunit protein VPS24 (One of four subunits of the ESCRT-III complex~similar to YKL041W), producing MDYIKKAIWGPDPKEQQRRIKSVLRKNGRNIDKSLRELTVLQNKTQQLIKKSAKKNDVRTVRLYAKELYQINKQYNRMYTSRAQLDSVRMKIDEAIRMNALSNQMADSAGLMREVNSLVRLPQLRNTMIELEKELMKSGIISEMVDDTMESVGDVGEEMDEAVDEEVNKIVEQYTNEKFKNVDQVPTVELATDKEEQEIPDEKVDEEADRMVNEMRERLKALQN from the coding sequence ATGGATTATATAAAGAAGGCCATTTGGGGGCCAGACCCTAAGGAACAGCAGAGGAGGATCAAGTCAGTGCTGAGAAAAAATGGTCGAAATATAGACAAATCGTTGCGGGAACTCACAGTTTTGCAGAATAAAACTCAGCAACTTATCAAGAAATCTGCGAAAAAGAACGATGTTAGGACAGTTCGGTTATATGCTAAAGAACTGTACCAAATCAATAAGCAATATAATAGAATGTACACTTCCAGAGCACAATTGGATTCTGTTCGAATGAAAATAGATGAAGCAATCAGAATGAACGCCTTGTCAAATCAAATGGCCGACAGTGCGGGTTTAATGAGGGAAGTGAATTCATTAGTTAGACTACCCCAGTTGAGAAATACGATGATTGAATTAGAGAAGGAACTTATGAAATCTGGAATTATAAGTGAAATGGTGGATGATACCATGGAGAGTGTTGGGGATGTAGGGGAGGAGATGGACGAAGCTGTTGACGAAGAAGTTAATAAGATTGTTGAACAATACACGAACGAGAAATTCAAGAACGTCGATCAAGTGCCAACCGTAGAATTAGCAACCGATaaagaagagcaagaaaTTCCGgatgaaaaagttgatGAGGAAGCAGATAGGATGGTAAATGAAATGCGTGAAAGGCTCAAAGCCTTGCAAAACTAG
- the NFU1 gene encoding Nfu1p (Protein involved in iron metabolism in mitochondria~similar to YKL040C), with the protein MFKSITKLGRSQCFWLNSQRLIHIKTLTTPNENALKFLSTDGEMLQTRGSKSIVIKNTDENLINHSKLAQQIFLQCPGVESLMIGDDFLTINKDRMVHWNSIKPEIVDLLTKQLACGDDVISKEFHAVQEEEGEGGYKINMPKFELTEEDEEVSELIEELIDTRIRPAILEDGGDIDYRGWDPKTGTVYLRLQGACTSCSSSEVTLKYGIESMLKHYVDEVKEVIQIMDPEQEIALKEFDKLEKKLESSKNASQNN; encoded by the coding sequence ATGTTCAAATCAATTACTAAATTAGGGAGATCTCAGTGTTTTTGGTTGAATTCTCAGAGATTAATCCATATCAAGACTTTAACGACtccaaatgaaaatgcCTTAAAATTCCTTTCCACAGATGGCGAGATGCTACAGACGCGTGGCTCCAAGAGTATTGTTATTAAAAACACTGATGAAAACCTCATCAACCATTCCAAGTTGGCACAGCAAATTTTCTTGCAGTGTCCAGGAGTGGAGTCTTTAATGATAGGTGATGATTTTCTCACGATTAATAAAGATAGAATGGTCCATTGGAACAGTATTAAGCCTGAAATTGTGGATTTGTTAACCAAGCAGCTTGCTTGTGGTGATGATGTAATATCTAAAGAATTCCATGCTGtccaagaagaagaaggagagGGTGGCTACAAGATAAATATGCCCAAATTTGAGCTTAccgaagaagatgaagaagtcAGCGAGTTGATTGAAGAGCTAATAGATACAAGAATAAGGCCGGCCATCTTGGAGGATGGCGGTGATATCGACTATCGTGGGTGGGATCCAAAGACAGGGACCGTGTATTTAAGATTACAAGGTGCATGTACTTCATGCTCCTCCAGTGAAGTAACTTTGAAGTACGGTATTGAGTCCATGTTGAAGCACTATGTGGATGAAGTAAAAGAAGTGATTCAGATCATGGATCCTGAACAGGAAATAGCATTAAAGGAATTCGATaagcttgaaaaaaagctgGAATCGAGTAAGAATGCAAGCCAAAACAACTAA